The following proteins come from a genomic window of Drosophila sulfurigaster albostrigata strain 15112-1811.04 chromosome X, ASM2355843v2, whole genome shotgun sequence:
- the LOC133848610 gene encoding uncharacterized protein LOC133848610 isoform X1 — protein MAFVARNDQHGNEIMRVMLSPEPGKRTVATCQNLCINCVPSQPLDADADTSDGRFDHRQRFHPYAVDAEPSEIIEAQRERNETQQQPQLESMQHHNADESASWHTDEITAHSTLVNPIKVSLEKPAEKRRDFHCWLAAKNEAQQRESQDRRLAAQQEDQRAAERARLATQQFEEWCVTKSTQMRRAKSDLSSVQQTTPSLTNSQSSEAQQQQRHNEWERGKLAALKAQREEREAKDKQQQLLESTRRERNAEAVEQWMDASRSRPRPVPMGKGLDSLRASMAPLYTNPNEWQTLLPQTSRRQQPQQEQPQQPQQEQQQQQQQQHRTGPDYERLERLAQPRRQLNASPPGAAVSLKTQPELRRQSSAPEADWLSVSSETLHATLAEPRGKPIIWSNRNAQRVRELREVLNPLDEPVPRQLRDDQLEKLRQQQNIQNTKVLPRKYQMKREQLREKLKPWVEAGKLQPDRGALTYRMANNNNNSKVETTATTVQRSEHHHHHHQAAAAATSLSSVQRTRSNEMEERQLKQLRDSKTSSKSRPWR, from the exons atgGCTTTTGTGGCACGCAACGATCAGCATGGCAACGAAATAATGCGCGTTATGCTCTCCCCTGAGCCGGGCAAACGAACAGTTGCCACCTGCCAGAATCTGTGCATCAATTGTGTGCCATCTCAGCCGTTGGATGCCGACGCCGACACAAG tgATGGACGCTTTGATCATCGACAACGCTTTCATCCTTATGCTGTGGATGCAGAGCCAAGCGAGATAATCGAAGCCCAGCGGGAACGCAACGAGACccaacagcaaccgcaactGGAGTCGATGCAACATCACAATGCTGACGAGTCAGCGTCTTGGCATACGGACGAAATCACTGCGCATAGCACTCTGGTTAATCCCATCAAAGTGTCGCTGGAAAAGCCTGCCGAAAAGCGACGCGATTTTCACTGCTGGCTGGCGGCCAAAAA TGAGGCGCAGCAGCGTGAGTCGCAGGATCGTCGCCTTGCCGCCCAGCAGGAGGATCAACGAGCCGCGGAGCGAGCGCGTCTCGCAACGCAGCAATTCGAAGAGTGGTGCGTGACGAAATCGACGCAAATGCGACGCGCCAAATCCGATCTGAGTTCGGTGCAGCAAACAACGCCATCTCTGACAAATTCACAATCAAGCgaagcgcagcagcaacagcgacacaACGAATGGGAACGCGGCAAGTTGGCTGCGCTGAAGGCGCAACGCGAAGAGCGTGAGGCAAAGgacaagcagcaacagttgctcgAAAGTACGCGACGCGAACGCAATGCGGAGGCTGTGGAGCAATGGATGGATGCGTCACGCTCCAGGCCACGCCCCGTGCCGATGGGCAAGGGGCTGGACTCGCTGCGGGCGAGCATGGCGCCGCTGTACACCAATCCAAACGAATGGCAAACGCTGTTGCCGCAAACAAGCAGAcgacagcaaccacaacaggaacaaccacagcaaccacaacaagaacagcaacaacagcaacaacagcaacatcgcaCAGGGCCCGACTATGAGCGACTTGAGCGCTTGGCGCAGCCACGAAGACAATTGAATGCTTCGCCTCCAGGTGCAGCTGTTAGTCTGAAGACGCAGCCAGAGTTGCGACGACAATCGAGTGCACCGGAAGCTGATTGGCTGTCGGTATCCAGCGAGACGCTGCATGCAACCCTAGCGGAGCCGCGTGGCAAGCCAATTATCTGGAGCAATCGGAATGCGCAGCGAGTGCGTGAATTGCGTGAAGTTCTCAATCCACTCGATGAGCCAGTGCCACGTCAACTGCGCGACGATCAGCTGGAAAAGTTGCGACAGCAACAGAATATCCAAAACACCAAAGTCTTGCCTCGCAAATATCAAATGAAACGCGAACAGTTGCGCGAGAAACTCAAACCTTGGGTCGAGGCTGGCAAACTCCAACCGGACAGAGGTGCACTCACCTATCGCAtggccaacaataacaacaactccaAAGTGGAGACAACGGCGACAACCGTGCAGCGATCcgagcatcatcatcatcatcatcaagcagcagcagcagccacttcTCTCAGTTCGGTGCAGCGCACCAGAAGCAATGAAATGGAGGAAAGACAGTTGAAGCAATTGCGCGATTCAAAAACTTCGTCAAAGTCGAGACCTTGGCGTTAA
- the LOC133849096 gene encoding farnesol dehydrogenase, with the protein MERWRNKVAIVSGASSGIGAACARSLVLAGLQVVGLARRQQRVEQLRDELQTAEQRQRLHALRCDIRQETEVVEAFRWARDQLGGVHVLVSNAGVMATTELSGAENTSAIRETIETNIMGGVYCVREAFQTMKQQRVEGLPEGEQGEGVGAAGELGCGMQEGHVIIINSVAGQQVPNLGPQLPSLNIYPATKFALRAMQEIYRQEFQRHKTRVRVSTISPGIVDTDILPAQLQGVIKEHMPMLSSMDVADAMLWILSTPPNVQVQNITIKPQGEKF; encoded by the exons ATGGAGCGTTGGCGCAACAAAGTGGCCATCGTGAGCGGCGCCAGCTCAGGGATTGGAGCGGCATGTGCTCGAAGTTTGGTGCTCGCCGGACTCCAGGTGGTGGGCTTGGCTCGCCGCCAGCAGCGAGTGGAGCAGCTGCGCGATGAGCTGCAGACGGCGGAGCAACGTCAGAGATTGCATGCACTGCGATGCGACATCAGGCAGGAGACGGAGGTGGTGGAGGCATTTCGCTGGGCACGAGACCAACTGGGCGGTGTCCATGTGCTGGTGAGCAATGCGGGCGTCATGGCGACAACAGAGTTGAGCGGTGCTGAAAATACGTCGGCGATACGTGAGACCATCGAGACGAACATCATGGGCGGCGTTTATTGCGTACGCGAAGCATTCCAGACCATGAAGCAGCAGCGGGTGGAGGGATTGCCCGAAGGAGAGCAAGGCGAAGGAGTGGGAGCCGCTGGCGAGTTGGGCTGTGGCATGCAGGAGGGTCATGTGATCATCATCAATAGTGTGGCCGGGCAGCAGGTGCCCAATTTGGGGCCTCAGCTGCCGTCGCTCAACATTTATCCAGCGACAAAGTTTGCTCTGCGCGCCATGCAGGAGATCTATCGCCAGGAGTTTCAGCGCCACAAGACGCGTGTTCGTGTCTCG ACCATCAGTCCAGGTATTGTTGATACGGACATTTTGCCAGCGCAGTTGCAAGGCGTCATCAAGGAGCACATGCCCATGTTGAGCTCGATGGATGTGGCCGACGCAATGCTGTGGATACTCAGCACGCCGCCGAATGTGCAA GTGCAAAACATCACAATCAAGCCGCAGGGTGAAAAGTTCTAA
- the LOC133848610 gene encoding uncharacterized protein LOC133848610 isoform X2 yields MPTPTQGTGDGRFDHRQRFHPYAVDAEPSEIIEAQRERNETQQQPQLESMQHHNADESASWHTDEITAHSTLVNPIKVSLEKPAEKRRDFHCWLAAKNEAQQRESQDRRLAAQQEDQRAAERARLATQQFEEWCVTKSTQMRRAKSDLSSVQQTTPSLTNSQSSEAQQQQRHNEWERGKLAALKAQREEREAKDKQQQLLESTRRERNAEAVEQWMDASRSRPRPVPMGKGLDSLRASMAPLYTNPNEWQTLLPQTSRRQQPQQEQPQQPQQEQQQQQQQQHRTGPDYERLERLAQPRRQLNASPPGAAVSLKTQPELRRQSSAPEADWLSVSSETLHATLAEPRGKPIIWSNRNAQRVRELREVLNPLDEPVPRQLRDDQLEKLRQQQNIQNTKVLPRKYQMKREQLREKLKPWVEAGKLQPDRGALTYRMANNNNNSKVETTATTVQRSEHHHHHHQAAAAATSLSSVQRTRSNEMEERQLKQLRDSKTSSKSRPWR; encoded by the exons ATGCCGACGCCGACACAAGGTACAGG tgATGGACGCTTTGATCATCGACAACGCTTTCATCCTTATGCTGTGGATGCAGAGCCAAGCGAGATAATCGAAGCCCAGCGGGAACGCAACGAGACccaacagcaaccgcaactGGAGTCGATGCAACATCACAATGCTGACGAGTCAGCGTCTTGGCATACGGACGAAATCACTGCGCATAGCACTCTGGTTAATCCCATCAAAGTGTCGCTGGAAAAGCCTGCCGAAAAGCGACGCGATTTTCACTGCTGGCTGGCGGCCAAAAA TGAGGCGCAGCAGCGTGAGTCGCAGGATCGTCGCCTTGCCGCCCAGCAGGAGGATCAACGAGCCGCGGAGCGAGCGCGTCTCGCAACGCAGCAATTCGAAGAGTGGTGCGTGACGAAATCGACGCAAATGCGACGCGCCAAATCCGATCTGAGTTCGGTGCAGCAAACAACGCCATCTCTGACAAATTCACAATCAAGCgaagcgcagcagcaacagcgacacaACGAATGGGAACGCGGCAAGTTGGCTGCGCTGAAGGCGCAACGCGAAGAGCGTGAGGCAAAGgacaagcagcaacagttgctcgAAAGTACGCGACGCGAACGCAATGCGGAGGCTGTGGAGCAATGGATGGATGCGTCACGCTCCAGGCCACGCCCCGTGCCGATGGGCAAGGGGCTGGACTCGCTGCGGGCGAGCATGGCGCCGCTGTACACCAATCCAAACGAATGGCAAACGCTGTTGCCGCAAACAAGCAGAcgacagcaaccacaacaggaacaaccacagcaaccacaacaagaacagcaacaacagcaacaacagcaacatcgcaCAGGGCCCGACTATGAGCGACTTGAGCGCTTGGCGCAGCCACGAAGACAATTGAATGCTTCGCCTCCAGGTGCAGCTGTTAGTCTGAAGACGCAGCCAGAGTTGCGACGACAATCGAGTGCACCGGAAGCTGATTGGCTGTCGGTATCCAGCGAGACGCTGCATGCAACCCTAGCGGAGCCGCGTGGCAAGCCAATTATCTGGAGCAATCGGAATGCGCAGCGAGTGCGTGAATTGCGTGAAGTTCTCAATCCACTCGATGAGCCAGTGCCACGTCAACTGCGCGACGATCAGCTGGAAAAGTTGCGACAGCAACAGAATATCCAAAACACCAAAGTCTTGCCTCGCAAATATCAAATGAAACGCGAACAGTTGCGCGAGAAACTCAAACCTTGGGTCGAGGCTGGCAAACTCCAACCGGACAGAGGTGCACTCACCTATCGCAtggccaacaataacaacaactccaAAGTGGAGACAACGGCGACAACCGTGCAGCGATCcgagcatcatcatcatcatcatcaagcagcagcagcagccacttcTCTCAGTTCGGTGCAGCGCACCAGAAGCAATGAAATGGAGGAAAGACAGTTGAAGCAATTGCGCGATTCAAAAACTTCGTCAAAGTCGAGACCTTGGCGTTAA